A section of the Marmota flaviventris isolate mMarFla1 chromosome 19, mMarFla1.hap1, whole genome shotgun sequence genome encodes:
- the Kdelr2 gene encoding ER lumen protein-retaining receptor 2 isoform X2, translated as MNIFRLTGDLSHLAAIVILLLKIWKTRSCAGISGKSQLLFALVFTTRYLDLFTSFISLYNTSMKLIYIACSYATVYLIYMKFKATYDGNHDTFRVEFLVVPVGGLSFLVNHDFSPLEILWTFSIYLESVAILPQLFMISKTGEAETITTHYLFFLGLYRALYLVNWIWRFYFEGFFDLIAVVAGVVQTILYCDFFYLYITKVLKGKKLSLPA; from the exons ATGAATATCTTCCGGCTGACCGGGGACCTGTCCCACCTGGCGGCCATCGTCATCCTGCTGCTGAAGATCTGGAAGACGCGCTCCTGCGCCG gTATTTCTGGGAAAAGCCAGCTTCTGTTTGCACTGGTCTTTACAACTCGTTACCTGGatctttttacttcatttatttcattatataatacATCTATGAAG cTTATCTATATTGCCTGCTCTTATGCCACGGTGTACCTGATCTACATGAAATTTAAGGCAACCTATGATGGAAATCATGATACCTTCCGAGTGGAGTTTCTGGTGGTCCCTGTGGGAGGACTCTCATTTCTGGTCAATCACGATTTCTCTCCTTTAGAG ATTTTATGGACCTTCTCCATCTACCTTGAATCAGTGGCCATCCTTCCACAGCTCTTTATGATCAGcaagactggggaggctgagaccatCACTACCCACTACCTGTTCTTCCTGGGCCTCTACCGTGCTTTGTATCTTGTCAATTGGATCTGGCGCTTCTATTTTGAGGGCTTCTTTGACCTTATTGCTGTAGTGGCTGGTGTAGTCCAGACCATTCTATACTGCGACTTCTTCTACTTGTACATCACAAAAG TACTCAAGGGAAAGAAGCTCAGTTTGCCAGCGTAA
- the Kdelr2 gene encoding ER lumen protein-retaining receptor 2 isoform X1, whose product MNIFRLTGDLSHLAAIVILLLKIWKTRSCAGISGKSQLLFALVFTTRYLDLFTSFISLYNTSMKLIYIACSYATVYLIYMKFKATYDGNHDTFRVEFLVVPVGGLSFLVNHDFSPLEILWTFSIYLESVAILPQLFMISKTGEAETITTHYLFFLGLYRALYLVNWIWRFYFEGFFDLIAVVAGVVQTILYCDFFYLYITKVFGRHNIFVCMWC is encoded by the exons ATGAATATCTTCCGGCTGACCGGGGACCTGTCCCACCTGGCGGCCATCGTCATCCTGCTGCTGAAGATCTGGAAGACGCGCTCCTGCGCCG gTATTTCTGGGAAAAGCCAGCTTCTGTTTGCACTGGTCTTTACAACTCGTTACCTGGatctttttacttcatttatttcattatataatacATCTATGAAG cTTATCTATATTGCCTGCTCTTATGCCACGGTGTACCTGATCTACATGAAATTTAAGGCAACCTATGATGGAAATCATGATACCTTCCGAGTGGAGTTTCTGGTGGTCCCTGTGGGAGGACTCTCATTTCTGGTCAATCACGATTTCTCTCCTTTAGAG ATTTTATGGACCTTCTCCATCTACCTTGAATCAGTGGCCATCCTTCCACAGCTCTTTATGATCAGcaagactggggaggctgagaccatCACTACCCACTACCTGTTCTTCCTGGGCCTCTACCGTGCTTTGTATCTTGTCAATTGGATCTGGCGCTTCTATTTTGAGGGCTTCTTTGACCTTATTGCTGTAGTGGCTGGTGTAGTCCAGACCATTCTATACTGCGACTTCTTCTACTTGTACATCACAAAAG ttttcggcagacacaacatctttgtttgtatgtggtgctga